The following are from one region of the Candidatus Deferrimicrobium borealis genome:
- a CDS encoding ADP-ribosylglycohydrolase family protein, with translation MDSQSGTILSTLLKKRLKTLGYPSLRKFHADRPGLGLSYEVLRQVVYGGHIPRPETLFRILGSMQFSSSQVRKICGMHYGDYLPIPSPVPDASLPSPAHPGGGPQESPADPGAPVPAERSRQENEPSSTPPEEPGEILSRLRSSLQRIPVPGNEDFWEMVESLARIAEQKVRRSAGRQAEQPLLFAGEPEAIYQFLVRKNRIPPFLSRGENLTFDFVDGIDYRDRFRGALLGSAVGEALGSLTQGLTPRDVEELFGELDALPVIASARRAAAPFDSPLLSVARSLLPDGVLDPARTADAIARAGRRDDPPGLSGFARNLLERGLPWHEAGENAPESMPAVLVLPIAMLRSGNFRRLKLETGILASLTHIHPTAIAGAVAQACAVARILHTPASTLDVISFSRSLAPVVAGIEPERGARPRIGRSATTVGRKLGAELPALLLRRAPVQEMQEALGNGTAAHEGIPFSLGCFLRSPGDFAEAVMPAVRHGGDAGAVAAMAGALCGAFLGESGIPERFLAHLPGRRELGEAAEGLLALARGEG, from the coding sequence CCTCTCTCCGGAAGTTTCACGCCGATCGTCCGGGCCTCGGCCTGAGCTACGAGGTGCTGCGACAGGTCGTCTACGGCGGCCATATCCCGAGGCCGGAAACCTTGTTCAGGATCCTTGGATCGATGCAATTCTCTTCCAGCCAGGTCCGTAAGATCTGCGGGATGCACTACGGGGATTATCTCCCGATCCCTTCCCCGGTCCCGGACGCTTCCCTCCCGTCCCCCGCGCATCCGGGAGGCGGGCCCCAGGAATCTCCGGCGGACCCGGGAGCGCCGGTCCCCGCCGAGCGGTCCCGGCAGGAGAACGAGCCGTCCTCCACCCCACCGGAGGAACCGGGAGAGATCCTCTCCCGCCTCCGCTCCTCCCTTCAGAGAATCCCGGTTCCCGGCAACGAGGATTTCTGGGAGATGGTGGAGTCGCTGGCGCGTATCGCGGAGCAGAAGGTCCGCCGCAGCGCCGGTCGCCAGGCGGAGCAGCCGCTCCTGTTCGCCGGGGAACCCGAGGCGATCTACCAGTTCCTCGTCCGGAAGAACCGGATCCCCCCGTTTCTCTCCCGCGGCGAAAACCTCACGTTCGATTTCGTGGACGGGATCGACTACCGGGACCGCTTCCGTGGCGCCCTGCTGGGCTCCGCGGTCGGCGAGGCGCTCGGCAGCCTCACGCAAGGTCTGACCCCCAGGGACGTCGAGGAACTGTTCGGGGAGCTCGACGCCCTGCCGGTCATCGCGTCCGCCCGCCGGGCGGCAGCGCCGTTCGACTCTCCCCTGTTGTCGGTCGCAAGGTCCCTCCTTCCGGACGGAGTCCTCGACCCTGCGAGGACGGCCGACGCGATCGCCCGCGCGGGCCGTCGGGACGACCCTCCGGGCCTCTCGGGGTTCGCGCGCAACCTCCTCGAGCGCGGGCTCCCCTGGCACGAGGCAGGGGAAAACGCCCCGGAGAGCATGCCCGCCGTACTTGTCCTCCCCATTGCGATGCTTCGTTCCGGGAACTTCCGGAGGCTCAAACTGGAAACGGGCATCCTCGCCTCCCTGACGCACATCCACCCGACGGCCATCGCGGGGGCGGTCGCGCAGGCCTGCGCGGTCGCGAGAATCCTTCACACCCCCGCGTCCACCCTCGACGTGATCTCCTTCTCCCGTTCGCTCGCTCCCGTCGTCGCCGGGATCGAGCCCGAGCGGGGGGCCCGGCCGCGGATCGGCAGATCGGCCACGACGGTGGGAAGGAAGCTGGGGGCGGAGCTCCCCGCCCTCCTCCTGCGGCGCGCTCCCGTCCAGGAGATGCAGGAGGCGCTCGGGAACGGAACCGCGGCGCACGAGGGGATCCCCTTCTCCCTCGGATGCTTCCTCCGCTCGCCGGGGGATTTCGCCGAGGCGGTCATGCCCGCCGTCCGCCACGGAGGGGATGCGGGCGCCGTCGCGGCGATGGCGGGCGCGCTGTGCGGGGCGTTTCTCGGGGAGTCGGGGATTCCGGAGCGGTTCCTCGCGCACCTGCCGGGACGACGGGAACTCGGGGAAGCGGCGGAGGGATTGCTCGCGCTGGCACGCGGCGAGGGGTAG